From the Theobroma cacao cultivar B97-61/B2 chromosome 2, Criollo_cocoa_genome_V2, whole genome shotgun sequence genome, one window contains:
- the LOC18610064 gene encoding inositol oxygenase 1: MTILIEQPEFEGGIGERNKGPVDENELVLDGGFVVPETMPDEGFVAPDTNSFGHTFRDYHVESERQNGVEEFYRTNHINQTVDFVRRMGEEYGKLNKVEMSIWECCELLNEFVDESDPDLDEPQIEHLLQTAEAIRKDYPDEDWLHLTGLIHDLGKVLLHPAFGELPQWAVVGDTFPVGCAYDESIVHHKYFLENPDYKNPVYNTKYGLYSEGCGLDNVLMSWGHDDYMYLVAKENKSTLPSAGLFIIRYHSFYALHRADAYKHLMNEEDIENLKWLKIFNKYDLYSKSKVRIDVEEVKPYYLSLIKKYFPTKLKW, from the exons ATGACTATTCTCATTGAGCAGCCTGAGTTTG AAGGTGGGATCGGGGAGAGGAATAAGGGTCCTGTTGATGAGAATGAATTGGTGCTGGATGGAGGATTTGTGGTGCCTGAGACAATGCCTGATGAGGGATTTGTGGCCCCTGATACCAACTCTTTTGGTCACACTTTCAG AGATTACCATGTGGAAAGTGAAAGGCAAAACGGTGTTGAAGAATTTTACAGAACAAATCACATTAACCAGACTGTTGACTTT GTGAGGAGGATGGGAGAGGAATATGGGAAACTGAACAAGGTGGAAATGAGCATCTGGGAATGCTGTGAACTTCTTAATGAGTTTGTTGATGAGAGTGATCCTGACTTGGATGAACCTCAAATTGAGCACCTGCTGCAAACTGCTGAAGCTATTAGAAAAGACTATCCAGATGAGGATTGGCTGCACTTAACTGGCCTTATCCATG ATCTTGGAAAAGTTCTTCTTCATCCTGCTTTTGGGGAGCTTCCTCAATGGGCTGTCGTGG GTGATACATTTCCTGTTGGATGTGCCTATGATGAATCAATCGTTCACCACAAG TATTTCCTGGAAAATCCAGACTACAAAAACCCTGTCTATAACACTAAATATGGGCTTTACTCAGAAGGTTGTGGACTTGACAATGTGTTGATGTCATGGGGGCATGATGACTACATGTACTTG GTTGCTAAGGAGAACAAAAGCACTCTTCCTTCAGCTGGTCTATTCATCATAAGATATCACTCCTTCTATG CTTTACATAGGGCTGATGCCTATAAGCACTTaatgaatgaagaagataTTGAGAATCTGAAATGGTTGAAAATATTCAA CAAATACGACCTTTACAGCAAGAGCAAAGTCCGCATAGATGTTGAGGAAGTCAAGCCATACTACTTATCTCTGATAAAGAAG TACTTCCCAACCAAGCTAAAATGGTGA